A DNA window from Nerophis lumbriciformis linkage group LG33, RoL_Nlum_v2.1, whole genome shotgun sequence contains the following coding sequences:
- the il12b2 gene encoding interleukin-12 subunit beta, with protein MKAVLILGLISLMGAKGLEDFPQSYVVAKRNSTDAVTLPCGTTTKNDVTWTFEGQDVEFNGRISTDGPNLLVKYVDKPMLGKYTCLSEGETASTFLLMEVEEEEELDSFFSCRARSYYCTFNCIWHHKKYRAVRLGLGPNCHDGGNECQWFKGTTKSQDERFHFDLTHSLKPFAEERSRLELTVEAIKDYTFLQRTKKFYLRDIIQPDSPQIVSCQKGSSDINVNIRPPSSWPMPHSFFSLEHEIQYERKDDGELHCHQDSSSTITIPLKITKLRVRSRDSLVRSAWSEWTGWTDSTCSTKLTH; from the exons ATG AAAGCCGTGTTGATACTTGGGCTCATCAGCCTGATGGGAGCAAAAGGACTGGAGGACTTCCCTCAAAGCT ATGTCGTAGCTAAAAGGAACAGCACCGATGCAGTCACGCTGCCCTGCGGCACGACAACCAAAAATGACGTCACATGGACGTTTGAAGGTCAGGACGTGGAGTTTAATGGCAGGATCTCGACGGATGGTCCGAATCTACTGGTGAAATATGTAGACAAGCCCATGCTGGGAAAATACACTTGCTTGAGTGAGGGGGAGACGGCATCCACTTTTCTCCTGATGGAGGTGGAAGAAGAGGAAGAGCTTG ATTCTTTTTTCAGCTGTCGTGCTAGGTCTTATTACTGCACCTTTAACTGCATATGGCACCATAAGAAGTATCGAGCCGTGCGCCTTGGACTGGGCCCTAACTG TCATGACGGAGGCAACGAGTGTCAGTGGTTCAAGGGCACCACCAAGAGCCAGGATGAGAGATTCCACTTTGACCTGACCCACTCCCTCAAACCCTTTGCAGAGGAGAGATCGAGGCTTGAGCTCACAGTTGAGGCCATCAAGGACTACACTTTTCTCCAGAGGACCAAGAAATTTTATCTGAGAGATATCA TTCAACCGGATAGTCCTCAGATAGTCAGCTGCCAAAAGGGGTCTTCAGACATAAACGTGAACATCCGGCCTCCATCCAGCTGGCCCATGCCTCACAGTTTTTTCAGCCTGGAGCACGAAATTCAATATGAGCGCAAGGACGACGGCGAG CTCCATTGTCATCAGGACAGCTCCTCAACCATCACAATACCACTCAAGATCACCAAGCTGAGAGTCCGCTCCAGGGACTCGCTGGTGCGGTCGGCCTGGAGCGAGTGGACAGGCTGGACTGACTCGACTTGTTCGACAAAACTCACTCACTGA